One Blattabacterium cuenoti DNA window includes the following coding sequences:
- a CDS encoding bifunctional riboflavin kinase/FAD synthetase produces the protein MKIYSFLDEFYSSIPCILTIGIFDGVHLGHKKIIQNLVFESRKKFSSVLITFNPHPKEILTSKSKFYYLNTIREKIFFLKKNGVENLIIHPFTKKFSKLKMKDFFYLFLNTKFCIKKIIIGYDFHIGSDRNQSLKRLKNLSEIFHFKFEIISPYKMDNEIISSTKIKNSIIIGNIEWANKALGYFYTLSGYIIKGKGIGKIIDFPTSNITIDPKKLIPKKGVYAVKIRYKNNYYDGMMNIGTNPTIDYNNQIKIETNIFNFSKNIYGEKIDILIIKMIREEIKFSSIEELKIQIIKDKKVIVKFFKKIFQNL, from the coding sequence TTGAAAATTTATTCGTTTCTCGATGAATTTTATTCTTCTATTCCATGTATTTTAACTATTGGAATTTTTGATGGAGTTCATTTGGGGCATAAAAAAATAATTCAAAATTTAGTATTTGAATCTAGAAAAAAATTTTCTTCAGTTTTAATTACATTTAATCCACATCCTAAAGAGATACTTACTTCAAAAAGTAAGTTTTATTATCTTAATACTATAAGAGAAAAAATATTTTTTTTAAAAAAAAATGGGGTAGAAAATTTAATTATCCACCCGTTTACCAAAAAATTTTCAAAATTAAAAATGAAAGATTTTTTTTACTTATTTTTAAATACTAAATTTTGTATAAAAAAAATTATTATAGGATATGATTTTCATATAGGAAGTGATAGAAATCAATCTTTAAAAAGATTAAAAAATTTATCAGAAATTTTTCATTTTAAATTTGAAATAATATCTCCTTATAAAATGGATAATGAAATTATTAGTTCAACTAAAATAAAAAATTCTATTATTATAGGAAATATAGAATGGGCTAATAAAGCGTTAGGATATTTTTATACATTATCTGGATATATTATAAAAGGTAAAGGAATAGGTAAGATTATCGATTTTCCAACATCTAATATAACAATTGATCCAAAAAAATTAATCCCAAAAAAAGGAGTTTATGCAGTAAAAATTCGTTATAAAAATAATTATTATGATGGTATGATGAATATTGGAACTAATCCTACTATTGATTATAATAATCAAATTAAAATAGAAACAAATATATTTAATTTTTCAAAAAATATTTATGGAGAAAAAATTGATATTTTAATTATTAAAATGATCCGTGAAGAAATTAAATTTTCTTCAATAGAAGAATTAAAAATTCAAATTATAAAAGATAAAAAAGTTATTGTAAAATTTTTTAAAAAAATTTTTCAAAACTTATAG
- a CDS encoding PD-(D/E)XK nuclease family protein: protein MNKTNLSKIFRLCVKKISCNKKCIFLLQDYYFLNIISKKKNDLDKKFIIENSKFFTIKQFIEFSSGLKSINQNDILLNFFSIIEKKDKKYFKRFTEWIPGILNNFQNIDINLVDIKNFFQSVITEELIKNYYEISKKKKSIFLKKIQKYYFEFKSFLLKKNITYNGLLLKKSIQNIDIIFPKKFSKIIFLNKKNSILNTWEENFIEKINSNKKIIFYQIPNQKLISKTFKINKNKYFKNLKIINVNNEIEQVKIIEKIIEKFSNNKCIKKILLILGDNHLLIPIINLTNNKKINISFNINYPFKIIPIHYTFISIFNFLLNKNKLFNKKFVKNDIIKFLSNGYIQKFFSKTKFLLNKLNKKYHTHYISFNLIKKFLIKTDIEIIFQINTNKIYSILNGLLSFIRKLKNFLIKNYKKHFIELKFISKIEYYIQKLKIISRKKTYLFDGIRDIYNIYNQFVNTENINFIYNKICKNSNQYLFINEFKELKNFFVKKFDISIITSLNDGIIPPKKNIDLWSNNQLINNEKYFFSFFNKIYTSSKRTYAIYKSNPDEINSGEKSNFLRHIIYKFNTKVKKYNLPFAPNQNVINPISIEKTNLINKRLHEICMNGISPSSIHLYNYDPILFYYNKILKIENFKSNSYKTNIGNIVHGILKTLYISEIESFLTLKKIKKIKGIINNKIIDFFYNKKNIFSFEETSKITMFLIEDYIKKFILLDEKLIKKGNKIFINKIEQKFSTCLNIKKSRNIILHGIIDRVDQYNGINRIIDYKIGKFHLKEINISNYNIKKIFEHPKYHNIMQLIFYIYLWFKYDIKNQKSPVAITIISPNKNNIISKILINFFDEKKPYIMYKDYIKNFLPFLTKRIKNILDVKKSIKENI from the coding sequence ATGAATAAAACTAATTTATCTAAAATATTTAGATTATGTGTAAAAAAAATTAGTTGTAATAAAAAATGTATTTTTTTATTACAAGATTATTATTTTTTAAATATTATTTCAAAAAAAAAAAATGATTTAGATAAAAAATTTATCATAGAAAATTCAAAATTTTTTACAATCAAACAATTTATAGAATTTTCTTCTGGATTAAAAAGTATAAATCAAAATGATATATTATTAAATTTTTTTTCTATTATAGAAAAAAAAGATAAAAAATATTTTAAAAGATTTACGGAATGGATACCAGGTATATTAAATAATTTTCAAAATATAGATATAAACCTGGTTGATATAAAAAATTTTTTTCAATCTGTTATTACAGAAGAATTGATAAAAAATTATTATGAAATTTCTAAAAAAAAAAAATCAATTTTTTTAAAAAAAATTCAAAAATATTATTTTGAATTTAAATCATTTTTATTAAAAAAAAATATTACTTATAACGGATTATTATTAAAAAAAAGTATTCAGAATATTGATATAATATTTCCAAAAAAATTTAGTAAAATTATTTTTCTTAATAAAAAAAATTCAATTTTAAATACATGGGAAGAAAATTTTATAGAAAAAATTAATTCTAATAAAAAAATAATTTTTTATCAAATTCCAAATCAAAAATTAATATCTAAAACTTTTAAAATCAATAAAAATAAATATTTTAAAAATTTAAAAATTATTAATGTTAACAATGAAATAGAACAAGTTAAAATAATAGAAAAAATAATAGAAAAATTTTCAAACAATAAGTGTATAAAAAAAATTTTACTAATATTAGGAGATAATCATTTATTAATTCCTATTATTAATTTAACAAATAATAAAAAAATAAATATATCATTTAATATAAATTATCCATTTAAAATTATCCCTATTCATTATACTTTTATTTCCATATTTAATTTTTTACTGAATAAAAATAAATTATTTAATAAAAAATTTGTAAAAAATGATATAATTAAATTTTTATCAAATGGATACATTCAAAAATTTTTTTCAAAAACAAAATTTTTATTAAATAAGTTGAATAAAAAATATCATACTCACTACATATCATTTAATTTAATAAAAAAATTTTTGATAAAAACTGATATCGAAATAATATTTCAAATAAATACAAATAAAATTTACTCTATTTTAAATGGTCTCCTAAGTTTTATAAGAAAATTAAAAAATTTTCTTATAAAAAACTATAAAAAACATTTTATAGAATTAAAATTTATTTCTAAGATAGAGTATTATATACAAAAATTAAAAATTATATCCAGAAAAAAAACGTATTTATTTGATGGAATTAGAGATATATATAATATATATAATCAATTTGTAAATACAGAAAATATTAATTTTATTTATAATAAAATTTGTAAAAACTCTAATCAATATTTATTTATCAATGAATTTAAGGAATTAAAAAATTTTTTCGTAAAAAAATTTGATATTTCAATAATAACATCATTAAATGATGGAATCATTCCACCTAAAAAAAATATTGATTTATGGTCAAATAATCAATTAATAAATAATGAAAAATATTTTTTTTCATTTTTTAACAAAATATATACATCTTCTAAAAGAACATATGCGATATATAAAAGTAATCCTGATGAAATTAATTCAGGAGAAAAAAGTAATTTTCTTCGTCATATCATATATAAATTTAATACAAAAGTAAAAAAATATAATTTACCTTTTGCTCCCAATCAAAATGTAATAAATCCTATTTCAATAGAAAAAACAAATCTAATTAATAAAAGATTACACGAAATTTGTATGAATGGAATATCTCCTTCTTCTATACATTTATATAATTACGATCCTATATTATTTTATTATAATAAAATACTTAAAATTGAAAATTTTAAATCAAATTCTTATAAAACAAATATTGGAAATATTGTACATGGTATATTAAAAACATTATATATTTCTGAGATAGAAAGTTTTTTAACTTTAAAAAAAATTAAAAAAATAAAAGGAATTATCAATAATAAAATTATTGATTTTTTTTATAATAAAAAAAATATTTTTTCTTTTGAAGAAACATCAAAAATTACTATGTTTTTAATAGAGGATTATATAAAAAAATTTATTTTATTAGACGAAAAATTAATTAAAAAAGGAAATAAAATATTTATAAATAAAATAGAACAAAAATTTTCCACTTGTTTAAATATAAAAAAATCAAGAAATATTATATTACATGGAATAATAGACCGTGTAGATCAATATAATGGAATTAATAGAATTATTGATTATAAAATAGGAAAATTTCATTTAAAAGAAATAAATATATCAAATTATAATATTAAAAAAATTTTTGAACATCCTAAATATCATAATATAATGCAATTAATCTTTTATATTTACCTATGGTTTAAATATGATATAAAAAATCAAAAATCCCCGGTTGCGATTACAATTATATCTCCAAATAAAAATAATATAATATCAAAAATATTAATAAATTTTTTTGATGAAAAAAAACCATATATAATGTATAAAGATTATATAAAAAATTTTTTACCATTTCTTACTAAAAGAATAAAAAATATATTAGATGTAAAAAAATCCATAAAAGAAAATATCTAA
- the leuB gene encoding 3-isopropylmalate dehydrogenase yields MNKYIAIIEGDGIGPEIMKQALKVLNAITKKYGHKFYYKKFLVGGASIDKENNPITDKTINDCIKSDSVLFGCVGDNKYNSYPTGMRPEDGLLKLRKKMNLYCNIRPIICFSGIDNSPIKKKYINKSDFLIYRELTGGIYFGKKGRSENYAYDYCSYSKKEIERIAKIAFENSLVRKKKLTLVDKSNVLETSKLWRKVVHEVSLDYPNVKLNFLYIDNATIQIITRPNQFDVILTDNMFGDILSDESSIITGSLGLLPSASIGENHKSMFEPVHGSYPEAKGKNIANPIGCILSVGMMLNHFGMYKEKNLLYQAVKNSILCKVSTEDINKSNPSNTEDVGNYITKYILNH; encoded by the coding sequence ATGAATAAATATATTGCTATTATAGAAGGTGATGGGATTGGCCCTGAAATAATGAAACAAGCTTTAAAGGTACTAAATGCGATTACAAAAAAATATGGTCACAAATTTTATTATAAAAAATTTTTAGTAGGAGGAGCATCTATAGATAAAGAAAATAATCCTATTACAGACAAAACTATAAATGATTGTATCAAATCAGATTCAGTATTGTTTGGGTGCGTAGGAGATAATAAATACAATTCTTATCCAACTGGAATGAGGCCTGAAGATGGATTATTGAAGTTAAGAAAAAAAATGAATTTATATTGTAATATACGTCCTATCATTTGTTTTTCAGGAATTGATAATTCTCCAATAAAAAAAAAATATATAAATAAATCAGATTTTTTAATCTATAGAGAATTGACAGGAGGTATTTATTTTGGTAAAAAAGGTAGATCAGAAAATTACGCATATGATTATTGTAGTTATTCTAAAAAAGAGATTGAAAGAATTGCAAAAATAGCGTTTGAAAATTCTTTAGTTAGAAAGAAAAAATTAACTTTAGTAGATAAATCAAATGTATTAGAAACTTCTAAATTATGGAGAAAAGTTGTACATGAAGTTAGTTTAGATTATCCAAATGTTAAATTAAATTTTTTATATATTGATAATGCAACTATTCAAATTATTACAAGACCTAATCAATTTGATGTTATATTAACAGATAATATGTTTGGAGATATTTTATCGGATGAATCTAGTATAATAACTGGATCTTTAGGCTTATTACCATCTGCATCTATAGGAGAAAATCATAAATCTATGTTTGAACCTGTACATGGATCATATCCAGAAGCAAAAGGTAAAAATATAGCCAATCCAATAGGATGTATTTTGTCAGTTGGAATGATGTTAAACCATTTTGGTATGTATAAAGAAAAAAATTTATTATATCAAGCAGTTAAAAATTCTATTTTATGTAAAGTTTCAACAGAAGATATAAATAAAAGTAATCCATCTAATACTGAAGATGTAGGTAATTATATTACGAAATATATACTGAATCATTAG
- the leuD gene encoding 3-isopropylmalate dehydratase small subunit: MEKFNTVISTIVPIEINNIDTDQIIPSRYLKKVDRTGYGKYLFIDWRKKEKNFILNLDKFYGSILLSGNNFGCGSSREHAVWAILDYGFKVVISNSFADIFKDNALNNGLLTIEISKTFIKRLFNLIKLNHKIKIKVDLLNQIISIIETNENEYFYIHPYKKNCFLNGYDDIDFLLSIKNDIINFEKNRKISF, translated from the coding sequence ATGGAAAAGTTTAATACTGTAATAAGTACAATAGTTCCTATTGAAATAAATAATATTGATACAGATCAAATTATTCCATCTAGATATTTAAAAAAAGTAGATCGTACAGGATATGGAAAATACCTTTTTATAGATTGGCGTAAAAAAGAAAAAAATTTTATATTAAATCTTGATAAATTTTATGGGAGTATTCTTTTATCTGGAAACAACTTTGGATGTGGATCAAGTAGAGAACATGCAGTATGGGCAATTTTAGATTATGGTTTCAAAGTTGTTATATCTAATTCTTTTGCAGATATATTTAAAGATAATGCATTAAATAATGGATTGTTAACCATAGAAATATCAAAAACTTTTATAAAAAGATTATTTAATTTAATAAAATTAAATCATAAAATAAAAATAAAAGTTGATTTACTTAACCAAATAATATCAATAATAGAAACAAATGAAAATGAATATTTTTATATTCATCCATATAAAAAAAATTGTTTTTTAAATGGTTATGATGATATAGATTTCTTATTATCTATAAAAAATGATATAATTAATTTCGAAAAAAATCGTAAAATATCTTTTTAA